In Mesorhizobium sp. 113-3-3, a genomic segment contains:
- a CDS encoding heme/hemin ABC transporter substrate-binding protein: protein MGCFSRIVAGPMVGLALAFTALRSAGAAEGVSVFSDPSKIAAIGGSITEIVYALGEEKHLVARDSSSRYPKPALDLPDVGYMRALSPEGVLSVNPTGILALQGSGPKEAVDVLKKASIPFIEVPEHFSHEGILEKVRIVGKALGVDAKAEALAKELDAKLTAAEKQTALIKERKRILFVLSIQGGKILAAGSETAADGMVKLAGGVNAVEGFSGYKQMSDEAIITARPDVILMMSNAGPPVSDDELFGNPSIASTPAGTARKLIRIDGGYLLGFGPRAADAIHDLAVSLYGAEVTD from the coding sequence ATGGGCTGTTTTTCCAGGATCGTCGCCGGCCCGATGGTCGGCCTCGCTTTGGCCTTCACTGCACTACGATCGGCTGGCGCCGCCGAGGGCGTTTCGGTCTTCTCCGATCCGTCGAAGATCGCCGCCATAGGCGGTTCGATAACCGAAATCGTCTATGCGCTTGGTGAGGAGAAGCATCTGGTGGCGCGCGATTCCTCCAGCCGCTATCCGAAGCCGGCGCTCGACCTGCCTGATGTCGGCTATATGCGCGCGCTGTCGCCGGAAGGCGTCTTGTCGGTCAATCCGACCGGCATCCTGGCGCTGCAGGGCAGCGGCCCCAAGGAAGCCGTCGACGTGCTGAAGAAGGCCAGCATTCCCTTCATCGAAGTGCCCGAGCATTTTAGCCACGAAGGCATCCTCGAGAAGGTCCGCATCGTCGGTAAGGCGCTCGGCGTCGATGCCAAGGCCGAGGCGCTGGCCAAGGAACTCGATGCCAAGCTGACCGCCGCGGAAAAGCAGACGGCCTTGATCAAGGAGCGCAAGCGCATCCTGTTCGTGTTGTCGATACAGGGCGGCAAGATCCTGGCGGCCGGCAGCGAAACCGCGGCCGACGGCATGGTCAAGCTGGCCGGCGGAGTCAACGCCGTCGAAGGTTTCTCCGGCTACAAGCAGATGTCCGACGAGGCAATCATCACCGCCAGGCCTGACGTGATCCTGATGATGAGCAATGCCGGGCCGCCCGTGTCGGACGACGAATTGTTCGGCAATCCGTCGATCGCATCGACGCCGGCCGGAACCGCGCGCAAGCTGATCCGCATCGATGGCGGCTATCTGCTCGGCTTCGGGCCGCGCGCGGCCGATGCCATCCACGATCTCGCCGTCTCGCTCTATGGCGCTGAAGTCACGGACTGA
- a CDS encoding FecCD family ABC transporter permease, whose translation MVDQSIAGPVKAMANASEGDRSGRARIVILLLCLGLAAATLLSLTSGASDASAVNVLREWLPGAIPSDTALSARDNLIVYDIRLPRIILGILVGAALAVSGAVMQGLFRNPLADPGLIGVSAGSSLGAVTIIVLGATVLAPVTALFGTLALPLAAFSGGLASTLVLYQVATLRGQTSVATMLLAGIALAALAMAVTGILIFMADDRQLRDLTFWSLGSLGGATWAKIGSVGPIIMLALAAMPFLARSLNALALGEATAGHLGIPVQRLKYTAIIGVSAAVGASVAVSGGIGFVGIVVPHLLRLLIGPDNRYLLPASALLGASLLLLADAVARTIVAPAELPIGIVTAIAGAPFFLWILLRKRGVIDL comes from the coding sequence ATGGTCGATCAATCGATCGCCGGCCCGGTGAAGGCGATGGCGAATGCGTCCGAAGGCGACCGCTCGGGTCGTGCCCGCATCGTCATCCTGCTCTTGTGCCTCGGGCTCGCGGCCGCCACGCTTTTGTCGCTGACGTCAGGGGCGTCGGATGCTTCGGCCGTCAACGTCCTCAGGGAGTGGCTGCCTGGGGCCATTCCAAGCGATACTGCACTGAGCGCGCGCGACAACCTGATCGTCTACGACATCCGCCTGCCGCGCATCATACTCGGCATCCTGGTCGGTGCGGCGCTCGCGGTCTCGGGCGCCGTCATGCAGGGACTGTTCCGCAATCCGCTGGCCGATCCCGGCCTGATCGGCGTTTCCGCCGGGTCCAGCCTCGGCGCGGTGACCATCATCGTGCTTGGCGCGACGGTGCTGGCGCCGGTGACGGCGTTGTTCGGCACGCTTGCGCTGCCGCTGGCGGCCTTCTCCGGTGGCCTTGCCTCGACACTGGTGCTCTATCAGGTCGCGACGCTACGCGGGCAAACCTCGGTCGCCACCATGCTGCTTGCCGGCATCGCGCTGGCCGCCCTTGCCATGGCGGTGACCGGTATTCTCATCTTCATGGCGGACGATCGCCAGTTGCGCGACCTGACGTTCTGGTCACTTGGATCGCTGGGCGGCGCAACCTGGGCGAAGATCGGTTCCGTCGGGCCGATCATCATGCTGGCGCTGGCGGCGATGCCGTTCCTGGCGCGGAGCCTCAATGCACTGGCTTTGGGCGAGGCGACCGCCGGCCACCTCGGCATTCCGGTACAGCGGCTGAAATACACGGCGATCATCGGCGTTTCGGCGGCCGTCGGCGCCTCCGTCGCCGTCAGCGGCGGCATCGGCTTCGTAGGCATCGTCGTGCCGCACCTGCTACGTCTGCTGATCGGTCCGGACAACCGCTATCTCTTGCCGGCTTCGGCGCTGCTCGGCGCGTCGCTGCTGCTGCTCGCCGATGCCGTGGCACGCACCATCGTGGCGCCGGCCGAATTGCCGATCGGCATCGTCACCGCGATCGCGGGCGCGCCGTTCTTCCTGTGGATCCTGCTGCGCAAGCGCGGCGTGATCGATCTCTGA
- a CDS encoding heme ABC transporter ATP-binding protein, whose translation MIEARDVSVDIAGKRIVGGVDFDARPGEVAAIVGPNGSGKTTFLKALSGELAYTGRAALNGRNLSSMKPAEMAVHRAVLPQATTLSFPFTVREVVKLGLVGGRSGALPGKDARLPERALARVDLDGFAGRFYQELSGGEQQRVQLARVLCQVWAPVLDGKPRYLFLDEPVSSLDIKHQLIIMNIARDFARRGGGVVAILHDLNLTSMYADRIFVMHRGRLAATGSPQDVLSDDLIEKVFDCRLRVGVLPAGNMPFVLPQSAA comes from the coding sequence ATGATCGAGGCAAGGGATGTTTCCGTCGATATCGCCGGCAAGCGCATCGTCGGCGGTGTCGATTTCGACGCGCGGCCCGGCGAAGTGGCAGCCATCGTCGGTCCCAACGGCTCGGGCAAGACGACCTTCCTTAAGGCGTTGTCGGGCGAGCTCGCCTATACCGGGCGCGCCGCTCTCAACGGCCGAAACTTATCGTCGATGAAGCCGGCCGAGATGGCGGTGCATCGTGCGGTGCTGCCGCAGGCGACGACCCTGTCCTTCCCGTTCACCGTGCGCGAGGTGGTCAAGCTTGGCCTTGTCGGCGGGCGCTCGGGAGCCTTGCCGGGCAAAGATGCGCGGCTGCCGGAGCGGGCGCTGGCGCGTGTCGACCTCGACGGTTTTGCCGGGCGTTTCTACCAGGAGCTTTCGGGCGGCGAACAGCAGCGCGTCCAGCTTGCGCGCGTGCTGTGCCAGGTCTGGGCGCCGGTACTCGACGGCAAGCCGCGCTACCTGTTTCTCGACGAGCCGGTTTCCAGCCTCGACATCAAGCACCAGCTGATCATCATGAACATCGCCCGCGACTTCGCCAGAAGGGGCGGCGGCGTGGTCGCCATCCTGCACGACCTCAATCTGACTTCCATGTATGCCGACCGGATCTTCGTCATGCACCGCGGACGGCTGGCTGCGACTGGCTCGCCTCAGGACGTGCTGAGCGACGACCTGATCGAAAAAGTCTTCGACTGCCGGCTCAGGGTCGGCGTGCTGCCGGCCGGCAACATGCCGTTCGTGCTGCCGCAATCTGCCGCCTAG
- the rirA gene encoding iron-responsive transcriptional regulator RirA, with protein MRLTRQTNYAMRILMYCAANNDRLSRIPEIATAYSVSELFLFKILQPLVENGLVETVRGRNGGVRLGRAAEAISLFDVVRVTEESFAMAECFENDAAECPLVDSCALNSALREALNAFFAVLARYTVADMVAARPNVRNLLGIDMLERRAPAA; from the coding sequence ATGCGGCTTACACGCCAGACCAATTATGCCATGCGCATCCTGATGTATTGCGCCGCCAACAATGATCGGTTGAGCCGTATCCCGGAAATCGCGACCGCCTATTCGGTGTCGGAACTGTTCCTGTTCAAGATCCTGCAGCCGCTGGTCGAGAACGGACTGGTCGAAACGGTGCGCGGCAGGAACGGCGGCGTCCGGCTTGGACGCGCAGCCGAGGCGATCAGCCTTTTCGACGTCGTGCGCGTTACCGAAGAAAGCTTCGCCATGGCCGAATGCTTCGAGAACGATGCCGCCGAATGCCCGCTGGTCGACAGCTGCGCGCTGAACTCGGCATTGCGCGAGGCCCTCAACGCCTTCTTCGCCGTGCTCGCCCGCTACACGGTCGCCGATATGGTGGCTGCAAGGCCGAACGTGCGCAACCTGCTCGGCATCGACATGCTGGAGCGCCGCGCCCCGGCCGCCTGA